The Capsicum annuum cultivar UCD-10X-F1 unplaced genomic scaffold, UCD10Xv1.1 ctg3868, whole genome shotgun sequence genome window below encodes:
- the LOC124891614 gene encoding FT-interacting protein 3 — MILNNLKLGVEVVGAHNLLPKDGQGSSSSFVELYFDGQRFRTTIKEKDLSPVWNETFYFNVSNPSNLHMLALDAYVYNNIRATQSRSFLGKITINGTSFVPYSDAVVLHYPLEKRSIFSRVRGELGLKVYVIDDPSIKSSTPISTADDSQVHSHSAQTPAPKIPRSEVRHTFHHLPNPNHPQQQQQQQEAPAVPVPHQGARYVPDAMKVPEPQPRPQLVRMHSATMAQPVDYALKETSPFLGGGRVVGGRVIRTDRMSGCTYDLVEKMHFLFVRVVKARELPAMDITGSVDPYVEVRIGNYKGITKHIEKNQNPMWNVVFAFSRERMQASVLEVVVKDKDLVKDDFVGLCRFDLNEVPMRVPPDSPLAPEWYRLADKKGEKIKGELMLAVWIGTQADEAYPDAWHSDAALSVDTAASTLIRSKVYHAPRLWYVRVNVVEAQDLVPTEKTRFPDAYVKAQIGNQVLKTKPVQARTFNPLWNEDLLFVAAEPFEDNLVLTVEDRVAPGKDEIIGRVIIPLSMVEKRADDRMIHSRWFNLEKPVAVDIDQLKKEKFSSRLHLRVCLDGGYHVLDESTHYSSDLRPTAKQLWRPPIGVLELGVLNAVGLHPMKTRDGKGTSDTYCVAKYGHKWIRTRTIVDNLCPKYNEQYTWEVFDPATVLTVGVFDNSQLGEKGPNGTKDLKVGKVRIRISTLETGRVYTHSYPLLVLHPTGVKKMGELHLAIRFTCTSFANMLYKYSRPLLPKMHYVRPFTVMQLDMLRHQAVNIVAMRLGRAEPPLRKEVVEYMSDVDSHLWSMRRSKANFFRLMSIFTGLFAAGRWFGDICMWKNPITTVLVHILFLMLVSFPELILPTVFLYMFLIGVWNYRYRPRYPPHMNTKLSQAESVHPDELDEEFDTFPTSRSPELVRMRYDRLRSVAGRIQTVVGDIATQGERLQSLLSWRDPRATALFVTFCLIVALALYVTPFQVIAALIGIYMMRHPRFRHRLPSVPVSFFRRLPARTDSML, encoded by the coding sequence ATGATCTTGAACAATCTGAAGCTCGGTGTTGAAGTTGTTGGTGCGCATAACCTTTTGCCGAAAGATGGTCAAGGTTCATCGAGTTCTTTTGTGGAGCTTTACTTCGATGGTCAGAGGTTTCGTACTACCATCAAGGAGAAAGATCTGAGTCCGGTGTGGAATGAAACGTTCTACTTCAACGTTTCTAATCCTTCCAACCTTCATATGCTCGCTCTCGATGCCTATGTCTATAACAATATTCGAGCTACTCAGTCCAGGTCATTTCTTGGGAAGATCACCATTAACGGAACTTCATTTGTGCCTTATTCGGATGCTGTTGTCCTGCATTATCCTCTGGAGAAGCGCAGTATCTTCTCACGTGTGAGGGGAGAACTCGGGCTTAAAGTGTATGTTATTGACGATCCATCCATAAAGTCGTCTACTCCTATTTCCACAGCCGATGATTCTCAGGTTCATAGCCATTCAGCGCAAACACCAGCTCCGAAAATTCCTAGATCTGAAGTGAGACACACGTTCCATCATCTTCCGAATCCAAATCACccgcagcagcagcagcagcaacaagAAGCTCCTGCTGTTCCTGTGCCTCATCAAGGAGCAAGATACGTTCCTGATGCGATGAAGGTTCCGGAACCACAGCCTCGACCACAGCTCGTTCGAATGCATTCTGCCACAATGGCACAACCCGTTGACTATGCACTTAAGGAAACAAGCCCATTTCTTGGAGGGGGTCGAGTTGTGGGTGGTCGTGTTATTCGTACAGACAGGATGTCTGGTTGTACTTACGATCTTGTTGAGAAGATGCACTTCCTTTTTGTCAGAGTTGTTAAGGCTCGTGAGCTTCCTGCGATGGATATTACAGGGAGCGTAGATCCTTACGTTGAAGTTAGGATTGGGAACTACAAAGGAATTACGAAGCACATCGAGAAAAATCAAAACCCTATGTGGAATGTAGTGTTTGCCTTTTCTCGAGAGAGGATGCAGGCGTCCGTGCTTGAAGTTGTCGTCAAGGACAAAGATCTCGTCAAAGATGATTTCGTAGGTCTGTGTAGATTTGACCTCAATGAAGTCCCGATGCGTGTGCCACCAGATAGTCCACTAGCGCCAGAGTGGTACCGGCTTGCTGATAAGAAAGGCGAGAAGATAAAGGGGGAGCTCATGCTTGCTGTCTGGATCGGTACTCAAGCAGACGAAGCTTATCCTGATGCATGGCATTCTGATGCAGCGCTATCTGTTGACACAGCTGCATCCACTCTTATCCGTTCGAAAGTCTATCATGCACCCCGGTTATGGTATGTACGTGTTAATGTTGTCGAAGCACAAGACTTGGTTCCAACAGAGAAAACTCGTTTCCCAGACGCTTATGTGAAGGCGCAAATAGGAAACCAAGTTTTGAAAACTAAGCCAGTTCAGGCTCGAACGTTCAATCCTCTTTGGAACGAAGATCTCTTGTTCGTTGCTGCAGAACCATTTGAAGACAACCTTGTCCTCACGGTAGAGGATCGTGTAGCTCCAGGGAAAGACGAGATCATTGGGAGGGTCATCATCCCTTTAAGCATGGTGGAGAAGCGTGCTGACGATAGAATGATCCATTCTCGTTGGTTTAACCTGGAAAAGCCGGTGGCTGTGGATATCGATCAACTTAAGAAGGAGAAATTCTCGAGCAGACTTCATCTCCGAGTCTGTCTTGATGGAGGCTATCACGTCCTTGACGAATCCACTCATTATAGCAGCGATCTTCGCCCCACAGCGAAACAGCTCTGGAGGCCACCAATTGGGGTTCTTGAACTCGGAGTCTTAAATGCTGTCGGACTTCATCCTATGAAAACACGAGATGGAAAGGGAACGTCAGATACATATTGCGTAGCAAAATATGGTCATAAATGGATTCGTACTCGAACAATTGTTGATAACCTTTGCCCTAAATACAATGAGCAGTACACTTGGGAGGTCTTCGATCCAGCTACAGTACTCACTGTTGGTGTTTTCGACAACAGCCAACTCGGAGAAAAGGGTCCAAACGGTACCAAAGATCTAAAGGTAGGAAAGGTAAGAATTCGTATCTCAACTCTTGAAACAGGCCGAGTTTACACACATTCGTATCCATTGCTTGTCCTTCATCCTACCGGTGTTAAGAAGATGGGAGAATTGCATTTGGCTATACGTTTTACCTGCACATCATTCGCCAACATGCTGTACAAGTACTCGCGTCCTCTTTTGCCGAAAATGCATTATGTTAGGCCTTTCACTGTGATGCAACTTGACATGCTAAGACACCAGGCAGTCAACATAGTGGCAATGAGGTTGGGACGAGCAGAGCCCCCGTTGAGGAAGGAAGTGGTAGAGTACATGTCCGATGTAGACTCACACCTCTGGAGCATGAGGCGTAGCAAGGCGAATTTTTTCCGCCTGATGTCAATTTTCACGGGACTATTTGCAGCAGGCAGATGGTTCGGAGATATCTGCATGTGGAAGAACCCGATCACAACAGTCCTCGTGCACATTCTCTTCCTTATGCTCGTGTCATTTCCCGAGCTTATTTTACCAACTGTTTTCCTTTACATGTTTCTAATAGGAGTGTGGAATTATCGTTACCGTCCTAGGTACCCACCTCACATGAACACAAAGCTATCACAAGCTGAATCAGTACACCCCGACGAGCTTGATGAAGAGTTTGACACTTTCCCAACTAGTCGTAGCCCTGAACTGGTGCGAATGAGGTATGATCGTCTAAGGAGTGTGGCTGGACGGATTCAAACTGTTGTCGGTGACATTGCAACACAAGGCGAGCGTCTTCAGTCACTGCTGAGCTGGCGCGATCCCCGTGCCACAGCCCTGTTTGTCACATTTTGCCTTATAGTTGCATTAGCCTTGTATGTGACACCATTCCAGGTAATTGCTGCCCTTATAGGCATCTACATGATGAGACATCCGAGATTTCGCCATCGGCTGCCTTCTGTGCCTGTCAGCTTCTTCCGCCGGCTCCCTGCTAGGACAGACAGCATGTTGTAA
- the LOC107851598 gene encoding AT-hook motif nuclear-localized protein 5 isoform X2 yields MDGREGMVLSGSAAYYLNRGIGSGSVGAGGGGGVPSGVGVHTPPSYKSLSNPNISVQSNVGGGGGGTLSSTYHVVENSSTHFPHGINMSVASSVSPSSDPVKKKRGRPRKYGPDGSKMSLGLSPLSSTPSTGSITPGPKRAKGRPPGSGWKQQLAPLGEWMNTSAGLAFTPHVIHINVGEDVAAKLLAFAEQRPRALCVLSANGSVSAVTLRPPASSGSTVTYEVVVCSFVYGPKVKSKQETSSIKGENESAENSSTPVNATTMSQDPTSNSATGVWPPIARSELRNSQPEIDLTRG; encoded by the exons ATGGATGGAAGGGAAGGGATGGTGTTATCTGGGAGTGCTGCTTATTATCTTAATAGAGGGATTGGGTCTGGTTCAGTGGGAGCTGGTGGTGGGGGTGGGGTACCTAGTGGGGTTGGGGTACATACCCCTCCTAGTTATAAGTCCCTCTCAAATCCCAACATTTCAGTTCAGTCAAATGTAGGGGGAGGAGGAGGTGGTACTTTGAGTTCAACATACCATGTTGTTGAGAACTCATCAACTCATTTTCCTCATGGTATTAATATGAGTGTGGCTTCTAGTGTTTCACCTAGTAGTGATCCAGTGAAGAAAAAGAGAGGTAGGCCTAGGAAATATGGTCCTGATGGGTCCAAAATGTCATTAGGATTGTCACCTTTGTCCTCTACTCCTTCAACTGGTTCAATTACTCCGGGACCTAAGCGGGCCAAGGGACGACCTCCTGGAAGTGGATGGAAGCAACAATTAGCTCCACTTG GTGAATGGATGAATACTTCAGCAGGATTGGCCTTTACCCCTCATGTTATACACATCAATGTAGGAGAG GATGTTGCGGCGAAATTACTGGCATTTGCTGAACAGAGGCCTAGGGCTTTATGTGTCTTATCGGCTAATGGGTCAGTTTCTGCTGTAACATTACGGCCTCCTGCAAGTTCTGGTTCTACTGTCACTTATGAG GTGGTTGTATGCAGCTTTGTATATGGTCCAAAGGTAAAGAGCAAACAAGAGACTTCTAGCATCAAAGGCGAGAACGAGTCTGCTGAAAACTCATCTACACCAGTTAATGCTACTACTATGAGTCAAGATCCAACTTCAAATTCAGCAACCGGTGTATGGCCTCCGATTGCAAGGTCAGAACTAAGAAACTCCCAGCCCGAGATTGACTTGACGCGtggatga
- the LOC107851598 gene encoding AT-hook motif nuclear-localized protein 5 isoform X1 codes for MDGREGMVLSGSAAYYLNRGIGSGSVGAGGGGGVPSGVGVHTPPSYKSLSNPNISVQSNVGGGGGGTLSSTYHVVENSSTHFPHGINMSVASSVSPSSDPVKKKRGRPRKYGPDGSKMSLGLSPLSSTPSTGSITPGPKRAKGRPPGSGWKQQLAPLGEWMNTSAGLAFTPHVIHINVGEDVAAKLLAFAEQRPRALCVLSANGSVSAVTLRPPASSGSTVTYEGRFEILCLSGSYLVSESGGPHDRTGGISISVSSPDGHVLGGAVGGRLIAASPVQVVVCSFVYGPKVKSKQETSSIKGENESAENSSTPVNATTMSQDPTSNSATGVWPPIARSELRNSQPEIDLTRG; via the exons ATGGATGGAAGGGAAGGGATGGTGTTATCTGGGAGTGCTGCTTATTATCTTAATAGAGGGATTGGGTCTGGTTCAGTGGGAGCTGGTGGTGGGGGTGGGGTACCTAGTGGGGTTGGGGTACATACCCCTCCTAGTTATAAGTCCCTCTCAAATCCCAACATTTCAGTTCAGTCAAATGTAGGGGGAGGAGGAGGTGGTACTTTGAGTTCAACATACCATGTTGTTGAGAACTCATCAACTCATTTTCCTCATGGTATTAATATGAGTGTGGCTTCTAGTGTTTCACCTAGTAGTGATCCAGTGAAGAAAAAGAGAGGTAGGCCTAGGAAATATGGTCCTGATGGGTCCAAAATGTCATTAGGATTGTCACCTTTGTCCTCTACTCCTTCAACTGGTTCAATTACTCCGGGACCTAAGCGGGCCAAGGGACGACCTCCTGGAAGTGGATGGAAGCAACAATTAGCTCCACTTG GTGAATGGATGAATACTTCAGCAGGATTGGCCTTTACCCCTCATGTTATACACATCAATGTAGGAGAG GATGTTGCGGCGAAATTACTGGCATTTGCTGAACAGAGGCCTAGGGCTTTATGTGTCTTATCGGCTAATGGGTCAGTTTCTGCTGTAACATTACGGCCTCCTGCAAGTTCTGGTTCTACTGTCACTTATGAG GGTCGTTTTGAGATACTTTGCTTGTCTGGCTCGTACTTGGTCTCTGAAAGTGGTGGCCCACATGATCGCACGGGTGGTATAAGTATCTCGGTTAGTAGTCCTGATGGGCATGTACTCGGGGGTGCCGTTGGTGGTAGGCTCATTGCAGCCAGCCCTGTACAG GTGGTTGTATGCAGCTTTGTATATGGTCCAAAGGTAAAGAGCAAACAAGAGACTTCTAGCATCAAAGGCGAGAACGAGTCTGCTGAAAACTCATCTACACCAGTTAATGCTACTACTATGAGTCAAGATCCAACTTCAAATTCAGCAACCGGTGTATGGCCTCCGATTGCAAGGTCAGAACTAAGAAACTCCCAGCCCGAGATTGACTTGACGCGtggatga